In Haloarcula sp. H-GB4, a single genomic region encodes these proteins:
- a CDS encoding FAD-dependent oxidoreductase, with protein MDEQVLDVVAVRDVGPDTVAIDFETPDTFDAQPGQFVKLTLGVDGEDISRFYTISSPTVDEALEITVGIDPDGELAPQLGALEAGDGVRIAGPFGSDYYEGESRAVVLAGGPGVGPAVGIAERALDDGNEAAVVYQDDAPVHEERLDALADAGALVAVIGSEESLTEPVADAVEDGGQVFIYGFADFLDAATEALEAAGVNTDDAKVENFG; from the coding sequence ATGGATGAACAAGTCCTCGACGTGGTTGCCGTCCGAGATGTCGGGCCGGACACCGTGGCGATCGACTTCGAGACACCGGACACCTTCGACGCACAGCCCGGTCAGTTTGTCAAGCTGACGCTGGGCGTCGACGGGGAGGATATCTCGCGGTTCTACACAATCTCCTCGCCGACGGTCGATGAAGCGTTGGAGATTACCGTCGGTATCGACCCCGACGGCGAGCTAGCCCCCCAGCTCGGCGCGCTCGAAGCGGGCGACGGTGTCCGCATCGCCGGGCCGTTCGGGTCGGATTATTACGAAGGCGAAAGTCGCGCTGTCGTCCTCGCCGGTGGTCCCGGTGTCGGTCCAGCCGTGGGTATCGCCGAGCGCGCGCTGGACGACGGCAACGAGGCCGCAGTCGTGTATCAGGACGATGCACCGGTCCACGAGGAGCGGCTGGACGCGCTCGCCGATGCCGGGGCGCTCGTCGCGGTCATCGGCAGCGAGGAGTCCCTGACCGAGCCAGTCGCCGACGCCGTCGAGGACGGCGGGCAGGTGTTCATTTACGGCTTCGCGGACTTCCTCGACGCCGCCACGGAAGCGCTGGAAGCTGCTGGGGTCAACACTGACGACGCGAAGGTCGAAAACTTCGGATAG